DNA sequence from the Microcebus murinus isolate Inina chromosome 18, M.murinus_Inina_mat1.0, whole genome shotgun sequence genome:
gggttgtttctgccttttcgccattgtgaatagtgctgacaTGAACATTTACGCGCGAGTTTTCTCGTGGACAagtttttctcagttttcttggagtggaattgctggctcagGTGGTAACTCAGTATTCACTTCACTGACATTCTGCATGGAATCATTCCTTGTCATTCTGAGCGTTGCAATGCCTCTACCGAGCAGATGCCAGGGGCAGCCCTCACACACATACCAACAGGGACAACCCAAATCATCTCCAGATATTGCCAGTGTGGGGCAAAATTGGCCCCGGTTGAGAACCACCTGTTTCAAGGGGCGAGTTGGCTCATTAGAGCAAAGCCAAGTACACTCCATGTGTCTTTCTAAACTTTCTCCCTACAAGTCCCCACGtgctgaattttaatttaaatggacTGTCCTTCTCTCAGACCGGGCCCCCACTCTCGTGCTCACAGCCACCCCCCCGTTTTCTgtcatttcctccttcccctatTTAGCCTGCCTTTACTAACTGTCTCTTGGGCGCCAGGTGCTGTCCTCACCCTGGGGAGGGGAAGTAAACAAGATAAGctgtcctcctcccctcctgcttgTCGCCACCAACTAACAGTGGTTGGTGCCTCCACGCAGAGGGCTGTGTGTTCTAGGAATTTACAATGAAGAATCAGTTAGGAGCCATCGAGTCTACCGCGCTTGTGTACTCGCGGACGTCAGGAGGACAGGAGCAGAGAGACTGGGAAAAGGACCAGAGAGGGGGTCACAGCAGAACCAGGCCGGAGTCCAGATGCCCTGGGCCCGCCAGATGCCGCTTTGCTTCCGGGCTGGGCGTGTCTGTCCTGAAAGGATCCTGTGCAAACCCCAGatcatctttcacatttttagttaaaaaaatttttattgtggagCCCTGAAAGACTCAGAAGAGTTGCCCAGGAGAGGAAAGACTAGAAAATGCGGTAGCACCCCTCCTGGTTTTATTCTTGGAAACTCTTGGTCTTTTCCTTGGTGTGGCATTTGATGGCTGTCACGATGAACCCAACCTGGGCCTTatgtcccctcctcctgccaTCCTGAGGAGCCTCCTGCATCCCGCCGGGCTCCTCCTTGCCTTTGCGTGGTGCACACGTCCCCCTCTGTCTGGCAGGCGCCCCCCTCCTCCTGCACCTGGGAGACTCCCACTCATGCTTCGTGCCCAGCTGAAATGCTCCACCCTCTAAAGTCTCCACTGGTCGCCCTGGAATCAGGTGGCTGCTGCCTCTCAACAGCCACCTTCTTGTGCATTACACACCTGTGGCACTTGTCCCTGGGATGGGGATGGCTTGTGGGTGCGAGCTCTTCCAGTGCAGGAATGATGCTTTGTCCCAGagcccagcccagtgcctggtgcacagtagACGCTCGGTCCACCTGGCTCAGTGATGAGTCACCGTGTCACAGGGAACAGGACAGGCCCTTCCACCCAATCCCCCCAGTGCCAGGAGGCTGAGAGGGCGCAGGGCTGGGGCAGCCTTGGGATTCCCCCTGCTCCTGCCACATCTGATGTACAAAAGGCAGCAAATCCTGACCCCGCGTGGGCAGCAGCCCAGCGCCGTCCCATGGGAATATAACGGAAGCCGTGTGTGATGCTAggttttctagtagccacatttaaaaagccTCTAAAAAGGTAAaatcggccaggcatggtggctcacgcctgtaatcctagcactctgggaggcggaagcgggcggattgctcaaggtcaggagttcaaaaccagcctgagcaagagcgagaccccgtctctactataaatagaaagaaattaattggccaactaatatacatagaaaaaactagccgggcatggtggcgcatgcctgtagtcccagccactcaggaggctgaggcaggaggatcacttgagcccaagagtttgaggttgctgtgagctaggctgatgccacggcactcactctagcctgggcaacaaagagagattctgtctcaaaaaaaaaaaaaattcacataaaaaatataaaaataaataaaaaggtaaagtTAATTTTCGTTGTATATTTGAGTTAACCCAACACACTCAAAATAATATCATTTCAATAATAATGGagctattacaattttttttaataataagtcTTCAAACCCTAGTGTGCATCGGCACTTAGAGCACATCACGACACAGACTGGCCACGTTTTCCGGTGCTCAGGAGCCACACGTGGCTTGTGGCCGCCACGTTGGGCTGGATATGCCTGTTCCCAATTCCTTCTGTGGCTACCCCAGGTCTCCGCTGTGGTCTCTGTCgtccttctcctcccacccctccggCCAGGTCTCCATTTCGAGTATCAGCAGAGGCAGTGGCGACAGAACACGCCCAGAGCCGGGCTGAAAGAGCAATGGCCGCGTGGCCGTGAGCTCCTTCTGTGATCACAGAATGCGGGCGCTTCCCACGTGTGAGCCCCCGGTCACGGCAGTGCTCCCGGCTCATGCTGtcactcctgcctccctcctgcctctcaccGGCCGCCTTCCTGCCCAGGGCccttgtttttcctctttgtgGTCAGGACGATGTCCTAAAATAAGTCTTTAAAGTGGAGGTTCCGCCCCCCTTCCCTGTTGGTGAGCAGGGTATGATTAGAGTTGGACTTCCCCTTCCCACACCGGCTCTGCAGGATCAATTTAATTGCTGTCCAGCTTATGTTTGGGACACTGATGTCGTGTGACGGGACACAGTGATGCTGGGGGCGTCTGTGTACCAGATCGGAGAGACGCCGCCGGCTCTCTGCCTCGCGGCTAACACAGTCTACCCGGGCTTTCCAGTGCCCGTTGACATAAAGGCACAGGGTAGTACACCAGGACACAACGGGGACACGTCACCAAGGAGACGCCAGAAGGCGGCAAAACGTCCCCCTCTCCCTGCATAAACTGGAGAGCCAGATGTGGGCGGTAACATCCTGTGCCGCCTCTGGTGGCTCCCGACAAGCAGCTGCTCACGCCGGGTGAAGGGTGATGTCACCGAGACAGGCTCAACCGAGCGTCTCTGTAGAAGGGCCTAGATCCCACACCCACACACGGGGACCTCCTGACCAGGCCTGCACTGTGCCTGGGAGACTTCTGCTGCTCCTgcgcccagccctgggccggcaGCGCCCCGTCTCTGGGCGAGGCCACCCGAGGATGCCCCGGGGTTAGGACACAGCCTTGCTGGGGACAGGGGGGAGCAGAGACAAAGCCCGTTATCGGCGAAGGCCAGTGGTTCCTTGATCAATACAGATTTAGGAGGGCAGTTGGCAGTTAAGTAAAGTCTTAATGCTTTTTGCCTGGGTTTGTCCTGAGACCCTAGAAAGGGTGATGGCTTATGCGGGACTTCAGCGGTAGGGAGCACGTGCCTTCTGTTTGCAGAAAGGAGGTTGCCGTCACCCGAGCTGAGCagccgaggagggaggagggggccgtCCCACAGCTGCAGCCTGCAGAGGACCCCCGGCCTCAGGAAAGGGTGCGAGAGCAAGAGCTTGTTGTGGTCACGTGGACAGAGGCACAGGGACCCGGGAAGAcacggggagagagagagagaacagaggggCTCGCGCAAGGCTTCTGCAGTGGGCGTTTTGGTCGCCCCCTCCCCGGCTTCCACTCCAAAACGGAGCCACCATCAGGCCTGGTGTCCACCCTTCCCCACGTGAGCCAGGGGAGGGTGGTCCCAGCTGCAAGGTGGTCCCAGTCGCCTTGTCTGTGACTGACTGCAGGGTGGTCACCTGCGTCTGAAGCAGCCAAACAGAGATGTGCGGGGAGGGGCTCTGGAACCTTCCGGGGAACCTCAGAAGCCTTCATGTCTGGGTGTGATCAGCGTCTGCCACCTACTCACCAGGAACCAGGAGGCGAACCAGCCATAGATGGAAGAAAGTATTGAGACAGTGACGCAGACAGCAGGAAGGAACTTGCCTCAGCCAACCCCCAGGACACCCCCGAAGACCAAACAAACCAACTAAAAGCCCCAAACGAGTAGTTAGCAGCGAAACGGGGGAGGAAGCTGTGGCCACCCTGGGGTCAAATACCCTTCCAGAGAGGCTGGTGTTTGGGGATGAACTTGGGGTCAAACACCCTTCCAGAGAGGCTGGTGTTTGGGGATGAACTTGGGGGATCAACAGCCTTAGGCCATTCAAAGCGGGGAGCAGGATCAGACACACCCCTTCAGGCCAGAATAAGTATTCTTATTCTTAAAGGCTCTACCTCCTCAGTAAAATGATGGACTAGAAACTGCCTACTTGTGAGCAAAGgcaagtgctttttaaaaaaataatgattaaaaactaGATACCCACATGCAAAAGAACGGAGCTGCACTCTTACCTAACGCCATATACAAATTAAttcaaatggatcaaagatctaaatgtgaGACTATAAAGCTACAAaaccttagaagaaaacagaaggcaAAAGTTTCACAACGCTggacttggcaatgatttcttggatatgacaccaaagacACAGTTAACAgcaacaaaatagacaaatgggacttcatgaaaatttgaaaaaaatttgtacACCAAGAGACAGTATTGGCACAATACACAGGCAAATCACAGAATTTGCAAATCATATAGCTGATAAGGAATTATTTCcagaaaatgtagaaaacttCTACACTTCAACAAGAAAAATTCCAAACAGCCTGATTAAAAAACGGTCAAAGGACTTTACTGGACAGTTCTTCGAAGAAAAtgtccaaatggccaataaatatataaaagatgctcagcatcactgcTTACTAGGGAAACACGAATTAAAGCCACAATGGGCAATCGCGTCCCGCTTGTTAGGACAGCTGGTGTCAAAAACAACAACGACcgaaaacaacaaatgctggtgagcatGTGGAGAAATTGCAACCCGTGGGCACTGTTGGCGGGAGTGTGAAATGGCTCTGCGCTGTCCCAGCTAGGTAAGGGCACAGGCCTTCTGCTCCGGCACCCAGTTGAAACACATCTGCTGGGAAGTGCAGTCCCAGCTCCGGTGGCTCTTTGATCGGTTTCCGTCCAGAAACATGTCTGGGGGGTGCGAGGACGTGTGTGGTGGGGGTGGCGTTCAGGACATACGGACAGACAGGCCTACGCTGCTGCAGTGGATTCTCTTGAATGGAGCTGTAACAACCCAACCACACTATTTCCAAGGAGAACAGGGAATTCATTGAATATTAACAGTGAGGAACAGCAGGAAAAGCACTGACAACATGTTGACAGTCGCCAGCGGCCCCTCAGCCCTTTTGAGCCAAGCTGGCAAAGCCGCTaggctcctgccctccctcctgcgGAGCCGGGGTGTCATCCGGAGTCTGGCCGGCCCTCCGGGAGGCTGGATCCAGGGAAGCATTCGAGGAGGCAGGGCCCCTGCAGCTGGTGGCCTGTGGGCCTTGTCCCTCAACATGATGGATGACTCAAAGGGTCTCAGCCTGGCTTACACTCTGTCCTCTCTGGGCACTATGGAATTTTCAGGGCCACCCCTGGCCAGAACGAGTAACTAAGTTCACAGTCTGAGAAAGCTTCTCTTTGGCTGCAGGGCAACAAGAGGGGACTGCAGAGTCcccgtggggaggggaggagaccgTGCGAGGGACCAGGGGTCCCTCCTGTACCCCTGCTGAGAATCAGGGCCCTCCACAGGGCAAAGGGCAGTGGACACATCCTCACGGGCATTCAAAGGGCAACACCCCAgacgtgcgtgtgcgtgtgcgggtgggggcggggtgggagagCATCTCACACGGGGCTGTTTCTCCCCACAAGAAGTGCCGACCCTTTTAGTGTGAGCACCCCTGACCCACATGGCATGAAGTGACCTTATTTATTCAAGGGCGTCGTTGCCGTGAGTGAGGCGTTTGAGAGAGACGACAGTATTTCCCTCGAACAGTTTTCATTATTAACGTTATTTAAATAACATCATTTCCCTGAGACAGTTTTCATGCCCGCCCTCCCCCATCTTGAGGTAGCTCTTGAGGCGCAGGGAGGTCTTGGGGGGGAGCCCTGAGCAGCTGTGCTGAGGACGCTCCCGAGCCGTGGCCCCAGGACGCCCCAGCCCCTGTTGTGGGGCAGGGAGGCTCCGGTCCCTCCTCATCCCTGCAGACTCAGAGCCGTGTCCCCCTGGGCAGAGGGGACGTCCTGCCTCTCATGCCCCCGAACCAGGAATGCACCACAGAATCGCCCTCCTGGAGTTGGGGGGCCATCAGTCAGGACTCGCGTGAACACAAGTCACCAAAACCCAACTTGACTAGCTTAataaaaaagatttctaaaaaaCACACATATCCGGCGCTCAGGCAAGGACGGTGCTGAGCTGGTCTCAGAAACGACGGAAACCAAGGGCTGGGCGGGtatccctctctgtctgtctctgtgcttcggtcccaggctctgtgcccAAGTTATGCCAGCAGGGGGGACACCACGGTTTGGACTCCACCCCAACAGCTCCTGACCCAGGGAACAAGGTGATGGCACCCCCAGGAAGCGATGACGGCTCAGAGGGGCCCGAGCTGTGTCCCTGAGCCGGGCAAAGCAGGGAGgtgccccagcccccagggccaGGGTAGGGCTCCAGGGCCCGGCCTCAGTCACCGCACCCTGAGGACTCGGAGATGTTTCTTCCACAGCCCAGGCCTCCTCTGGAAATGGGGTCCAGGGTGGGAAGGCTCTGCTGATCCTTCCATCTAAGGAGCCGTGTCTTTGGCCGGAAGTTCAGAGGACAAGTTGGTGTAGATCAGTTTCCTGTGGCTCCTCAGGGACCCTCTGAGACCCTTTCAGCCAGAGGATAGCACCAACCAGGATGAGCAAGATGGGCACCTTCACAAAGGCCAGGAGCACGTAGTGGGTCCTGTGACAGATAACACTGCAGTCAGAGCCCCGGTCCCAATCTCCATCCCCTGACACTGGGGCCACCAGCCAGCTCAGCAAAGCCTGTGACCCTAGGCCCGGCAGCCCCACTCTGGAGACCCCCATGAGCCCTGCCGTTGTTTGACTACTACTGTGTTTccacgaaaataagacctacccataaagtaagccctagcaggatttctaagcatttgcacaatagaagccctacccccaaaataagacctagtgatgggcatggctatgcagcatatctgcacaacccataaATTTCGTcctcggagtggtaaagaagatgagcagcccttctcatctgccccatgaaagaGCTCTATGgctctacatgagagattggggccaatggttctaaaggaaatagagccgcaagaaattcaggatggaatttggggtttggagagttatgatgatgttccagaagaagatgacttaactacatttgaataaatgtagattgttgtaccatacttaaaaaaaataacacatgccctgaaaataagccctagggtgtcttcttgaggaaaaataaatataagaccctgtcttattttcggagaaacacggtacGAGGGCCCCTCCTACAGCGACCTCAGCTGTTCACACTGGCCTGTCGTCTCTTCTAATTTCACGTTCTGGGACTCCACTTGGCCCAAAGAACATCTCAGCCCATAGAAGTCCCTGGAGGTCACCAAATACAGGCTGTGTTTTTCTGCCTCTGTTCCTGCTAGTGCCAGCTCCAGGTTGGTAAATCACTCTCCCTGTGTTGTGTCCCTTGATGTCTCGCACATCAAGAAATTGTGATGTGGAGATTGGAATTTTATTTCCCCTTGGCAGCCATAAGGCCACCAGTGCTTTTTTGTTGACCAGTTAGACGGGTAGGTGGTGCTCATAGAGAAGAGCTCTGCAGAGCGGTTTTCTGGTGAGCGCTAGAAAGGGAAGATGGTGGGTGTAGAGTAATGGGTGCAGAAGTGAGACAGAGGGTGAGCTTGGGGCCTTAATTCTGGCTATAAAAGGCACTATCATACAGTGACAGACACAGACAGAAGGAACTCCCAGGTTTTGCTTCCCTATAGGAGGGGGCCCAGCTAGGGGCAGGAAAAAGGACCACATCACTCACCTCTTGGAGGAGTCGGAGGACTCCCCCATATTGCTGTTGGCAGGTGGCCTGGCAAATGGTTTGGAAGATGAGCTTGCTGAGGAGGAAGCAGTTCCCACTAGACACAAGCAAAGTTGGTTGCAGGTTATTAGCACTGCTGGGGGTTGGTGCATGACTTACAagtcacccccaccctgccaGTCCTCACCAGGAGACCTTTATTCCCCTGGAGCAGGAAGCTTTCCTCGGGCTTCCATTGGGTCCTCTGAGTCACAACACACAGTCTTTATTCCATCATTTTGAGGGGGTggcaagaagacataaaaattaagtAGGAGCAAGCACTTTAGTTATTCTGGGGGTGAGAGAGAAATCTTTTCATATTCTCTTTCCACTTACCTTTGTAAgtagttgggggaaaaaaaatctctgttccTTTCCACTTGAGTAGTGGCTGAGCATGGCTCAAGGACAGAAGTTTCCAGAAATGGGGCGTCTAGTTACTGGGGAGGTAAGGGAGGAGGAGACTCCAGAAGGCTGGTGACTAAGAGGGCACATTCTGGTTAAACAGTGAACAATGACAGTGAGGGACCAAATGTCCTTCTGAGGAACTCTGTAGGCGATCTGTTGTGGGCAGTCTGGTCACGGGTTCCTGAGACCAGCCCGGCACGGGATCTGTGACCTGCCGGCGAACTTTCATGTCAGTCCTCAGCTTGGCAGACTCTTTTCTCAGGTCCCAGGCTTGGGTCACACTAGACAGCCTGGTGCCCCCACCAAGACCCCTAAATGTCTTTGTCCCTAAAGCCCCACACTGGCCACGGTTTCAGCCTCTCTCTCCCTTGCCTGTGAGCTCTaatcccttccctgtccccacagACCTGGGCTTCTCTGACATAGCAGTCTTGGGGAACCCTTGCTTGGAAGACACTTTCTGGGCTCCACTCGGCTCAGTGGCAGCTCCTATGTCCCTCTTTGGTCCCACCCGAGGATACTTGTGCTAAAGCTGGCACATCACTTCCCGACATGCCTGCACGGATGCAGGGCAGGGGCGGGACTGGGCACGCGTGTGTGGGTGGAAGCGGAGAGGGGCCCCACAACAGCAGCAGGAAGACCCCGGCGACCCTCGGTGGGGTCCAAGGCACAGAGGAGATGTCAGAGCATCCAGAGAGGTCCCCGAAGTTGACCTAGTGGCTGAAGCCTTCCTTTCTTTATGAAGAGTCCACTGTCAACTGTGCACCTCCCTggctctttctcctcccttgctCACTTTTGGGCAGCCAGAGAAGGTAGAGGAGGGGTGGCTGGGGACCCAGAGAGGAGAGGCTCTGTAAAATGCCCAGAGCCACTCTGGGTTGGCCAAGTTCCTGGGACTCAACACTGGAACCCTCCAGGCTACCCCAGGTCCTCCCAGTCCCACCTAATGACAGGACCAGAAGACCAACCACTTCCTGGAGTGACACCCTGCAGGGGTCTAAGGCTCACCCTGGGCTCTGATGAGAGACCACGAGGCTGTCCAGCCTCCAGAGAGCACGGCTGGGCGATGGGCCACCCAGGCCAAGTcacacagccccaccccagctcaAGCTCCCTCCCTGTCCATCTGTCTTTTAAGCTCTCAGTCACTTCTCTTCGGCCCTTGGGGAGGAGAAGGTTAGAGCACTGGCTTGTTCAGTCCTGAGCTCCAGGGCCTCCTGGTGTAGATGAGGAAGTTCTTACCTGACTCGACGATCACTTTAACTTGGGTCCCAAGGTCGGTTCCGACTTTCCGGATCCCACACCAGTAAGTGTCTGTGTCGTCTGGCCTGAGCCCCTCCATGGTCACAGTGAACGAGAGATCTCTCCAACTGTCCCTGATGGACACTCGGCCACTCTTCTCCTCTTGCTGTGACCCTCGGGTTTGAACGAGGACCTTGCACAAATTCCACTTTGCCCCTCGACACCACCACTTGCTGTAGGTCTCCCATCCTTGGTTATAGCGACACTGCACAGTCACCAAGCCCTGCTCTGGGCCCCTCACGAACTCTGGGCCTTGGATGGAGAGACAGCCTGGAAAACAGAACCCCAAGATAGAGCTC
Encoded proteins:
- the CD300LB gene encoding CMRF35-like molecule 7; the encoded protein is MWLPPALLLLGLSGCLSIQGPEFVRGPEQGLVTVQCRYNQGWETYSKWWCRGAKWNLCKVLVQTRGSQQEEKSGRVSIRDSWRDLSFTVTMEGLRPDDTDTYWCGIRKVGTDLGTQVKVIVESVGTASSSASSSSKPFARPPANSNMGESSDSSKRTHYVLLAFVKVPILLILVGAILWLKGSQRVPEEPQETDLHQLVL